Proteins encoded together in one Schistocerca americana isolate TAMUIC-IGC-003095 chromosome 8, iqSchAmer2.1, whole genome shotgun sequence window:
- the LOC124544944 gene encoding snake venom metalloprotease inhibitor 02D01-like, with the protein MVRDHLIQAAPDAAFRHDALKLEDPSLEQVIELARHQSPPPAPPTQRPQPTDQLPSSSSAPPQHPMATDEDEPMLLIPPMPPSQPWSPHRYRESWSTPPASAGFIRPVQQQYSQFLAELGPAPTDLTDVHDEWSPARPGCGRRGGSGGSASATRVASPRCCRSNCWASASGGGGGGGAPRGASASGAAPPNGCRSSRRRGLGPTCPARQGLHLAASHQLLRPGAH; encoded by the exons ATGGTGCGTGACCACTTGATACAGGCAGCGCCAGACGCCGCCTTCCGCCACGACGCCCTCAAGTTAGAAGACCCGTCCCTCGAGCAGGTCATAGAACTAGCCC GGCATCAGtcgccaccaccagcaccaccaacaCAGCGGCCGCAGCCGACGGACCAACTGCCCAGCAGCTCTTCGGCGCCTCCCCAACACCCGATGGCCACCGATGAAGACGAACCGATGCTACTGATCCCACCCATGCCGCCATCACAACCA tggtcgcctcacagatacagggaaagttggagtactccgccggcctctgccggctttataaggccagtgcagcagcagtacagccagttcctcgccgagctgggaccagctccgacggacctcaccgacgttCATGATGAATGGTC GCCGGCGCGGCCCGGCTGCGGTCGCAGGGGCGGCAGCGGCGGCTCCGCCTCCGCGACACGCGTCGCCTCTCCTCGCTGCTGCAGGTCGAACTGCTGGGCGTCGGCgagcggcggcgggggcggaggcggagcTCCTCGCGGCGCTTCCGCCTCCGGTGCGGCGCCTCCCAACGGCTGTCGGAGTAGTAGGCGGCGAGGGCTGGGGCCGACGTGTCCTGCACGACAGGGTCTACACTTAGCGGCGTCGCATCAACTGCTGAGACCGGGGGCGCACTAG